The sequence CGATGCCCGTCGACAGCATCACGCCCTTGTCCGGTTTGGCGATGTGCATGGTGCCGCCCTTGCCGCGGCTGGCGCCCACGGTGCGGCCCATCATCTCGCCGTAGATCTCCTCCAGCGGAACGCCTTTGCCGATCAGATCGTGTAGTCCGCGATAGGTGGTCACCAGCTGGTCGTCATCGCGCAGGGTCACACCCATCGCCGCGGCGATGGCCTCCTGCCCCCGCGACGGCCAGTACACACACATGAACTCCCCGGTGCCGATGCCCTTCGACAGCCGGTCGTCGGCGGCCTTCATCAAGACCATCAACTCATAGATGCGTTTCTTGGTCGCGGGCGACGGGGTCATTTCGGGTATGACCCGATCTCGCGGTAGACCTTCGGAACCGGAGGCGTCTCCATGTTGAGCAGTTCCAACGACGACATCTTGCCGCTCCTGCCGAGCTCGCCGAGGCGATCGACGACCGCGTCGAGGTCGTCGCACTCGAGTTCGTAGATGGCGATGAACGGTCCCTCGCCGTTGGTCGGTGCGAACCGGCGAGCGGAGATGATGCCGTCGACCGAACAGATCTCAGCGAGGTGAGTGTCGTTGTACCACTTGTGATAGTCGTCCTCGCGGTCCGGTGACACCGGCCTGGTTTCCAGGTAGATGATTCCTCTGGCCATGTCCGCCCCCCTAAACGCCTGCCCACGGCTTGATCTTGAGGAAGCCTCCGGCGTCAACGCGCAACTGTTGTCCGGTCACGTAGCGCGCCGCGTCGCTGGCGAGAAACAAAACCGCCTCACTGATGTCTTCGGGCTCGACGTACGGAATCGGGAAGCCCTGGATCACCGGGAAGACGACTTCCGCGTCCTCGCGGGTCGGGTTCTGCAGGTCGGGCCGGAACGCGCGATACATCGGCGGACTGTGCAGCATGTCGGTGTTCACGTTGGTCGGATGAATGGCATTGACTCGGATCTGCTCGCGGCCGAGCGCATTCGCGAGATCGTTGACGTAGTGTGCGACAACCTGTTTGGCGAACGCGTAGCCCGCCCCACCGGGACCACCGTCCATTCCCGCGGTGTTGACCGCGGTGGCCATGAACGCGGCGACCGAACCGGTCGCGATGATGGACGCGCCCGCGGTCAGATGCTTCATGCTGGCGTGCACCAGGTTCATGACCCCGACGAGGTCGACATCCACGGCGTCGACGAACGCCTGCGGCGGCAGTCCGGCGGTCAGCGGGCAGATGCCCGCGTTGGCGACGACGATGTCGAGCTTTCCGAAGTCGGTGACGCCGCGGTCGATCGCGGCAGAAAGCGCCACGCGGTCGCGGACGTCGGCGATCTCGGCGTGAACCCGCCTGCCTTCCTTCTCCACCAACCGCACGGTCTCGTCGAGGTCCTCCGGCCTCGCGAGCGGATACTCGTTCGTCTCGATGTCCTCGCAGATGTCGACGGCGATGATGTCGGCACCTTCAGCGGCGAGCAGCTGCGCATGCGATCGGCCCTGACCCCTGGCGGCTCCGCTGATCAGCGCCACCTTGCCGTCGACTCTGCCCATCGCCGCCCTCCTTCTCGACCGGCACCGCACGCGAGCCCGCCGGATCCCTCGAGTCACTTAACGGAAATCGCTATACTACCTAAAATTATAAAGATGCCAATCGGCCCGATCTGGACAGGACAGCGTGGACTTCTCATATCCGGCGGAGGTGGAGCAGTTCCGCAAGGAGCTGCGCACGTGGCTGTCGGCCAATATGACCGAGGACGTGAAGGAGGCCGACCGGCACCGCGGACGTGACCCCGACGCCTTCGACACGCTGCGCGCGTGGGACGCCGCGGTGGCCGACGCGGGCTGGGGTGCGGTGTCCTGGCCGGACGAATACGGCGGCCGCGGCGCGACGGTCCTCGAGCAACTTGTCTACGCCGAGGAAACGACACGCGCGCGAGCTCCTATGCCGCTCAACGTGATCGGCATGAACAACATCGCGCCCGCGATCATGCACTACGGCACCGATACGCAGAAGCGCACGCTGCTCCCGCGCATGGTGCGTGCCGA is a genomic window of Mycobacterium sp. ITM-2016-00318 containing:
- a CDS encoding DUF4286 family protein, coding for MARGIIYLETRPVSPDREDDYHKWYNDTHLAEICSVDGIISARRFAPTNGEGPFIAIYELECDDLDAVVDRLGELGRSGKMSSLELLNMETPPVPKVYREIGSYPK
- a CDS encoding mycofactocin-coupled SDR family oxidoreductase, which gives rise to MGRVDGKVALISGAARGQGRSHAQLLAAEGADIIAVDICEDIETNEYPLARPEDLDETVRLVEKEGRRVHAEIADVRDRVALSAAIDRGVTDFGKLDIVVANAGICPLTAGLPPQAFVDAVDVDLVGVMNLVHASMKHLTAGASIIATGSVAAFMATAVNTAGMDGGPGGAGYAFAKQVVAHYVNDLANALGREQIRVNAIHPTNVNTDMLHSPPMYRAFRPDLQNPTREDAEVVFPVIQGFPIPYVEPEDISEAVLFLASDAARYVTGQQLRVDAGGFLKIKPWAGV